In Bradyrhizobium sp. 195, the sequence GCCGATTGTGACCGCATTCAGGACCGCCGTCTGGTTTCCGGTGATCGCCGCCTGATCCTGGATGGGAAACCACGGCGAAGCCACGATGAGCGCGCCGAGCAGCATTCCGCACCAGTCTTCCCATGTTCGATGAGTATTCAAGAAACCAAAGTCCGACATCGTACCCTCCTGTGACAGAGGCACACGTCGGCGGCTGGCGGTCACGACACTCCGAATGTCTTGCGACCCTGCCGGCCGCATTCGGACGTATGTCCTTGAGAAAACGTGGGAGCCGCCGTGGAACTTGCAAGAGCGACGCCGGCAAATATTGGAGCAGGCATGGTGTTCACGAAAGGAAGGCTTCTCATACTGCGCTGCAGCTACAGGCACGCGCGTTTGCAGATGTCTGCCGTGCGGCAAGCTCCCTTGGCTGCGCCTTGCCAAGGACGGGGACGGGCTCCTAGATCAACGCGTAAGACGCACGACGGAAGGATCTTGCATGGCCGCCGCATCTGTACGGGACAATAAGGACAGGAGCCGCTTCGAACTCGATGTCGGCAGCGATATCGCCTTCGCCAATTACCGGCTGACGCCGACGGCGGTCGTCATCACCCACACCGAAACGCCCCGCGCGCTCCGCGGTCGCGGCATCGCATCCGAGCTGGTCAAGGGCGCGCTGGACTTGATCCGGCGCGACGGCAGGAAGGTGATTGCCGGCTGCGGCTTCGTCGTCGACTATCTCGACAGGCATCCGGAGGATGCGGATCTGGTCGCCTGAACGCAAAAGGGCCCGCGAGATCGCGGGCCCTTGCGGCACGACCGGCGGTCGGTCAGTGCTTGATCTCCGGTGGCAGCTTGCCGCCATTGGCGGCGAGCTTGGACATTACCTGCTTGTGCAGCCAGACGTTCATGCTCGCGGAATCGTTCATGTCGCCGGTGTAGCCCAGCTCCTTGGCGAGATCCTTGCGGGCCGCAAGGCTGGAATCGATGTCGAGCGCCTTCATGAGGTCGACGATCGAGGTACGCCACTCCAGCTTCTCGCCCTTGTGCGCGGCCACCGCCTTGTCGACGACCGCGGCGACGTCGACCGCGGCCATGGGCGCGCCGGCCGGCGCCGATGCTCCCGGCGCCGCTCCAGCGGGCGAAGCTGCGCCACCAGCGGGTGCGGCGGAAGCCGGCTGGCCACCGAAGATCGCGCCCATGATTTTCCCGAAAATGCTCATATCTGCTCCCCGAAAAGGATCCGTTGGAAGGGCCTTGAGTGGCACTTATAGACCAAGTTACTGCGATGCGCCCGCGAAGTTCTGCGAACCAACGAGCAGCATCAGCTTATCTGCGGCGAAATGACGACCGAATGACGTCGTCGAGGTTGCGCTGCGACATCGAAATTCACCCAAGCGTGAGGGACAGGACTCGGAAATAAGCGTACGCTTTGCGTTCAGCTCGCGATGCCTTCCGGAATTCGCGTCTGGTCGGGATCGCGAAACTCAAAAATGGCGGCCGCTCGCGCCGTTTGCCGGCGCCGGATTCGGCCGCTCGGCAAGGGAGCTAGCGACCATGGCCACCTTCTACCAGGGCAATGTCCCCACAATGGGCCAGAGCGCGGATGCGGCTGGACCCGTCATTCGAACCATCCAGCTGTCCGATCTGCACGACGCGCTCCGGCGCGGCTGGGAGGATTTCAAGGCCGTTCCGAGCCACGCCATCATTCTCTGCGTGATCTACCCGGTGCTCGGCCTCGTGCTCGCCCGCGTGGTGATGGGCTATTCGGTGCTGCCACTGCTGTTTCCCCTTGCCGCCGGCTTCGCACTAATCGGCCCCTTCGCAGCGCTCGGTCTCTACGAGCTCTCCAGCCGGCGCGAACGCTATGAAGAAGCCAGCGCCTGGGATGCCATGGAGGTGCTGCGCTCGCCGTCGTTCGGGGCGATGCTCGGCCTCGGCACGTTGCTGCTCGCGCTGTTCGTGACCTGGGTTGCCACCGCGCAGGCGATATATGTCGCGGCGTTCGGCTATGAGGGCGTGACCGGGATCTCGGACTTCATGACGCGCGTGCTGACGACGCAGCAGGGCTGGTGGCTGATCGTGGTCGGCTGTGGTGCCGGCTTCCTGTTCGCGCTCGCTGCGCTCTGCATTAGCGCCGTGTCGTTCCCCTTGATGCTGGACCGCCATGCCGGCGCGTTCGAGGCGATGAGCACCTCACTGCGCGTTGTCGCGAGGAACCCGGTGCCGATGGCGGTCTGGGGCCTGATCGTGGCGGTGCTGCTTGCGCTCGGCACGATCCCGGCCTTCGTCGGCCTTGCCGTGGTGATCCCCCTGCTCGGCCATGCCACTTGGCATCTCTACCGCAAGGTGATCGTCTCGGAGCCCGGTGCACGTCCGGTGCCGCCCCCGCCGCATCGTCCGCGCAAGCCGGCTGCCGACTTCCCGGCCAACCTCTTCCCCTGGCGTAACCGGACGGACGTCTGACGATATCGTGACATGCGATCCTGCCCCGGCTCGGGCAGGATCGCGCTCTGTCACACGCCTTGCTTTGGCCGCGGTTCGGACCGAGATTGCGCCCGCCGGTCAGATCGCTTCACGGAATTCATTTACTCGAATGACCTCGACGATTTCTCGTCTCGCCCTCGCAGCCTTCGCCCTCTCCGCGTCAATCCTGTCTGCCCAGCCAGCATCCGCCGCAGTTGCGTGCGGTTCGAGCAATTTCGATGCCTGGCTTGCGGACTTCAAGACCGACGCTGCGGCCAAGGGCATCTCACAACAGGCGATCGCATCGGGGCTCGCCGGCGTGACGCTGGATCAAAGCGTGCTCAACCGCGACCGCTCGCAGAAGGTCTTCACCCAGACCTTCGAGGAATTTTCCGGCCGCATGGTGCCGCCGCGCCTGGAGCGTGGCTCCAACAGGATGAAGCAATACGGCTCGGTGCTGTCGCGCATCGAGCAGACCTATGGCGTTCCCGGCGAAGTGCTGGTCGCGATCTGGGGCTTGGAGACCGATTTCGGCGTCAACACCGGCAAGTTCGCGACCATCCGCTCGCTGGCGACGCTGGCCCATGATTGCCGGCGCGCCGAGCAGTTTCGCGCCGAGCTGATGGATGCGCTGCGCATCGTCCAGCGCGGCGACCTCGCACCAGCCGAGATGAAGGGCGCCTGGGCCGGCGAGCTCGGCCAGACCCAGTTCATGCCGTCATCCTGGATGAAATACGCGGTCGATTTCGACGGCAACGGCAAGCGCGACCTCTTGCACAACGCGCCCGACGTGCTCGCCTCCACTGCCAACTATCTAGCCGGCTATGGCTGGCAGAAGGGCAAGGATTGGCAGCCGGGCAGTCCGAATTTCGAGGTGCTCAAGCAGTGGAACAAGAGCGAGGTCTATTCCAAGACCATCGCCTATTTCGCCACGCAGCTCGCGCGCGCTCCTTAGAGACCCATCTACAACGCGTAGGGCCGATCGTCCGGCGACCGGCCCTCTCTTGGGTTGCGTTTACTTGCCCATGGTGGCGTGCATCGCCTTGTTCAGATGCGCGCCGCACGCACCCATTTTGCCGTTGAGCAGCGAATCCTGCGCCGCAGCGATCTCCTTCTGAGCGACGAGCTTGCCGTCACCGTCGGGCATGGCCTCGATCGCAGTTTCCGTCTTCTCCAGATTGGCCGAGCTGCAGCCGCCCATGGCGGCGTGCTTGGCGGCCTGGGCCGGCGCAACCGCGAACGCGACGGCGGCAATGGCGATAACCCCGAGTAACTTCGTCATGATGTTACTTTCCTTCTCTTGTGTTCTTAGGACAGACCCAGCGACATTGCCGGACTCTGCGACCACACCTTCCTCCGGGCGCGGCAACTTGCCGCAATAAATTCCTCGCGAGAATTGCGTGATGTTGCGCGCCGCGCAGAGCGTCATGCAGGAATTCTGTTTTTCATTACATCCGTGTCATCAAAGCACACGCTCGGCGTGCGGATCCCGCAGCAAGGAGGCGAATTTGGCCGAGACAAACCCTGGAGGAGGGCATAGCGCCGCCGCGAGATCTACGGTGGCGAATCCGCTTCATCCTCGCGGCTTCGCTCCATTCAACTCAAATAATGAACATAAATTCAATATACGGATCTCTCTTTCTCATGCGATTAGCGCATATCGGACTTGGGTGTAGACGCTGAAGCGCCCGCTTGCCCGCGACAGCCAGACAACTTATTTCCGTGATGATAAAAAATCAAATATCCGCTACTAAACCCGTGATTTCACGGACCTTTAGCTGAAGACTAGGCGCGCCTAGCCTACCGCTTGGGTGGGATCGCCTAGGAGTTAAGTCTTCCTTACTCGCGCTATGCGCTATTCGCTTAGCTGCATCGCAACATCGGAACTTTCGCACCGCACCACTCTCCCCTATATTCATTTCAACGATGAAGCCCGGGCAAGGGCTGAATCGAACTACAGGAGACTACCAATGCTGCTCTCGCTCATCCGCATGATCCAGGCCTTCCGGGACTATCAGCGCAATGTTGCCGAGCTGTCCCAGCTCAGCGATCGCGAACTGGCCGATATCGGCCTCGATCGCTCGGACATCCCGCGCGTTGCCGCCGGTCAGTATCAGGGCTGATATCGTTCAGCCCTCCACCGGACGAACCGATAGCGCCCGCCTCGTGCGGGCGTTGTCGTATCTGGTGGCAGAAAACTCGATCTCGACGATTCCACTGACCGCCGAAAAGCGCTACCTGTCCGCCCCATGACAGGATCCTTATCCAACATTGTGCACGTGATCGGCGCAGGCCTTGCCGGCTCAGAGGCGGCTTGGCAGGTCGCGAAAGCCGGCGTCCCCGTGGTGCTGCACGAGATGCGGCCCACCCGCATGACCGAGGCGCACCGTACCGACGGGCTCGCCGAGCTGGTCTGCTCCAATTCATTCCGCTCGGACGATGCCGCCAACAACGCCGTCGGCCTCCTGCACGCCGAGATGCGCCGGCTCGATTCGCTGGTCATGCGCGCGGCCGATGCCAACCAGGTGCCGGCCGGCGGCGCCCTTGCGGTCGACCGCGATGGTTTCTCCGCGGCCGTTACTACGGCGCTGAACGACCATCCCCTGATCGAGATCGCCCGCGGCGAGATCGCAGGCCTGCCTCCGGCCGACTGGACCAATGTCATCGTTGCCACCGGCCCGCTCACCTCCGCCCCGCTGGCCGATGCCATCCGAGAGCTGACCGACGAGAACGCCCTGGCCTTCTTCGACGCGATCGCACCGATCGTGCACCGCGAATCCATCGACATGTCGGTGGCCTGGTTCCAGTCACGCTACGACAAGGTCGGCCCCGGCGGCACCGGTGCCGACTACATCAACTGCCCGATGACCAAGGAGCAGTATGATGGCTTCGTCGCCGCGCTGATGTCAGGTGAGAAGACCGAATTCAAGGAGTGGGAGACCAACACGCCCTATTTCGACGGCTGTCTGCCGATCGAAGTGATGGCGGAACGTGGCCCCGAGACGCTACGCCACGGCCCGATGAAGCCGGTCGGCCTCACCAATCCGCACGATCCCGCGACGAAAGCCTACGCCATCGTGCAGCTGCGCCAGGACAACAAGCTCGGCACGCTCTACAACATCGTCGGCTTCCAGACGAAACTGAAATACGGCGAGCAGCAGCGCATCTTCCGCACCATTCCCGGTCTGGAGAAGGCTGAGTTTGCCCGCCTCGGCGGCCTGCATCGCAACACCTTCCTCAACTCGCCAAAGCTACTCGACAGTCAGTTGCGCCTGCGCGCGCAGCCACGGCTGCGCTTTGCCGGGCAAATGACGGGCTGCGAGGGCTATGTGGAGTCTGCCAGCGTCGGTCTGATCGCCGGTCTCTATGCGGCGGCCGACGCGCGCGGCGAAACTTTGGCGAGCCCACCGGGCACGACCGCGCTGGGATCTCTGCTCGGCCACATCACCGGCGGGCATATCGAGACCATCGAGCCCGGGACACGATCGTTCCAGCCGATGAACATCAATTTCGGCCTTTTTCCGCCGCTTGCGACCGTGCCGACGAAGAAGCCCGACGGCACGCGCCTGCGCGGCAACGAGAAGACGGTGGCCAAGAAGCAGGCGATGAGCGCCCTGGCACTCGCCGATCTCGATCGCTGGATTGCCGATCATTTGCGCATGGCCGCAGCCGCGTGAGTTTGCAATGAGCCTCCCCAAAGACGACGCCGCGACGCTCTCGGCGCGCTGGACCGAGGGCGTGCTGCTCAAGCGCGACGTGTTCTCGACCGTCGAGCGCGGGCGCTTCCGCGGCGAGAGCGGCGAGGTCGACGCGGTGCTGCGCCGGCTGGACGAGGTGCCGTGGTGGTCATTCCTGCTGGCGCGCCATCTGTTCGCGCGCGAGAAGCATGCGCTGGTGCTCGCCAAAGGCCTCAACGTCGGCCCCGAGTTGCTCTGGGCCGGCCGCCGCGCGCTGGTGCGCGGCTTCGTCGACGGCGCCGCGTTGCATCTGGCAAAGCCGCATGGCGACCTCGCCTATTTCCGTTCGGCCAAGGTGGCCCTGCGCCGGCTGCGCCGCGCCGGCATCTGCCACAATGATCTTGCCAAGGAACAGAACTGGCTGGTCGGCCGCGACGGCCGCGCCTATGTGACCGACTTCCAGCTCGCCGCGTGCTTTGCGCGGCGCGGTCGGCTCTATCGTATCCTCGCCTACGAAGACCTTCGGCATCTGCTCAAGCACAAGCGCTCCTACGCGCCGGACGCGCTGACGCCGCGCGAGCGAAAGATCCTGGCCAAGAAATCGTTCGCGGCAAGCCTGTGGCTCGCCACCGGCAAGAAGGTCTATCGCGCCATCACCCGCGGCCTGTTCAACTTCACCGACCGCGAGGGCGGCGGCCGCAGGCTGGTCAATGATGCGCCGGTGCTGACCGAGTTGATCCGCAAGAACCCGGCCGTGCGCGACACCGCTATCGTCGCCTTTGCCGACCGCCGCTCCGGCGTCGGGCTCTATGCCTTCGTCGAGGCGGATCAAGCCACGCTCGAAGGCCAGTTGCGGAACGAGCTCACGGCCGCGAAGGGGCCGAAGCCGCCGGAACACATCCAGGTCGTGCACGCGCTGCCGCGCGATACCAGCGGCAAGCCGCGGACCGAAATCCTGCAACTGGTCGCCATGAACCAGCTCGACCTGATCGAGCCCATGATGAAGAACGACCAGGATCGCGCCTTCCTCAAGGACATCCTGGAACAACGAAAAAACCTGCGCGACCGCTTCAACTTCGAAGCGGACCTGCCGACGAGCTGACAGGCTGCCGCGCCTTGAAGCGTCCACATTGGCGATAGAGAAGCGGTCCGGCAATTTGGGCTCGGTGGGGTTATGGGCACTCGGTGGACGATGATGCGTCGTGGGGTCGGCGGAATGATCGCCGGCCTGCTGCTGCTGGCGGGCGCGCCTGCGAGGGCGGATTCTCCGGCCGAGTTGATCTCCAGCTTCCGCCTCAAACACGGTGAAGTCCGCGTCGTCCGCGATTCCACCCTCGACCGCATCGCCATGGACCAGGCCCGCGCGATGGCCGCCAAGGACGATCTCAGCCACGACGCGCTCGGGCCGTTCAACCGCCGTGTCGCACCGGCCGGCGCCGGCCGCGCCGCCGAGAACATCGCCTACGGCTACGATAATTTCGAGAAGACCCTGGGACAGTGGATCGACTCCTCCGGGCACCGCAAGAACCTGTTGCTGCACAACGCTTCCCGCGTCGGCATCGCCAGCGCCAGGAACGCCAGCGGCAAGCGGACCTACTGGGCCATGGTGATCGCGGGCGATTACGAGCCGAAGGGCAAAGGCAAGAAGAAGGACAAGGAGCCGCTCGTTGCCGTGAAACGCGAGGCCGCGCCCGCAAGCAAGCCGAAGTCCAGCAACTGTCACATCAAGCTGCTCAGCATCTGCATCTGAGGCCTGGCCAGCCCTTTGGCCTGACATCTTGCTCAGACTGTTCGACGCATTAGTTCGTACATGCAGGTTGCGAGAAAGTGGAGGCGTCAGTGATCGACATCGACCAAATACGAGCCGACACGCCGGCCGCCTCCCGGCATGCGTATCTTCACAACGCCGGGGCGGCGTTGATGCCGTTACCTGTCGTCGAGGCGATGAAGCGGCATATCGATCTTGAAAGCGAGATCGGCGGCTATGCCGCCGCCGACCGGGAGACCGACCGGCTCGAAGCGGTCTACGGCTCTGTGGCGCGCCTGCTGAATGCTGCGCCCGACGAGATCGCGCTCGTGGAGAATGCGACGGTTGCCTGGCAGATGGCGTTCTATTCGCTTCCGTTTCGCCAGGGCGATCGCCTCCTGACCGCCGAGGCGGAATATGCCGCCAATTATGTGGCGTTCCTTCAGGTCGCCAAACGTACCGGCGCGGTCATCGACGTGGTGCCAAGCGATGCCAGCGGCGAGCTCGACGTCCACGCGCTCGAACGCATGATCGATGAGCGTGTAAAACTCATCGCCATCACCTGGGTTCCGACCAATGGCGGGCTGATCAATCCCGCGGCGGCGATCGGCAAGGTCGCGCGGGCGCACGGCATTGCCTACCTGCTCGACGCCTGCCAGGCGGTCGGCCAGATGGCGGTCGACGTCGAGGCGATCGGCTGCGACATGCTGTCGGCCACGGGGCGCAAATTCCTGCGCGGCCCGCGGGGCACCGGCTTTCTCTACGTCCGCCGGGCGATGCTGCAGCGGCTCGAGCCGCCGATGATTGATCACTTCGCCGCGCCCTGGGTTGCGCGCGACGAGTATCGGCTGCGCGACGATGGCCGCCGCTTCGAGACCTGGGAGAACAACTACGCAGCCCGGCTTGGGCTGGGGGCGGCCGTCGACTACGCCCTCGAGATCGGCATCGCTCCGATCGAACACCGCTGCCGCCTGCTTGCCGGCCGTCTTCGCAGCGGCCTCGCGGCCCTTCCCGGCATCACCATTCGCGACCTCGGACGCGCGCCGGGGGCCATCGTCAGCTTCACGGTGGACGGACACGAGGCGAACGCCGTTGTCGCCAGTGCCGCTGCCGCCGCCATCACGGTCGGCGCTTCCGATCCGCCGAGCACGCGCATCGATGCCGAACGCCGCGCGTTGCCGCATGTCGTGCGGGCGTCCCCGCACTATTACAACACTGAAGCCGAGGTCGACCGCCTGATCTACCACGTCGCGGGATTGGCGCGGCGATCGTAGCGCGCGCTCAGGTGCAGCGCGCGCTCAAGCCGGATGC encodes:
- a CDS encoding GNAT family N-acetyltransferase → MAAASVRDNKDRSRFELDVGSDIAFANYRLTPTAVVITHTETPRALRGRGIASELVKGALDLIRRDGRKVIAGCGFVVDYLDRHPEDADLVA
- a CDS encoding DUF3597 domain-containing protein, coding for MSIFGKIMGAIFGGQPASAAPAGGAASPAGAAPGASAPAGAPMAAVDVAAVVDKAVAAHKGEKLEWRTSIVDLMKALDIDSSLAARKDLAKELGYTGDMNDSASMNVWLHKQVMSKLAANGGKLPPEIKH
- a CDS encoding DUF2189 domain-containing protein, whose amino-acid sequence is MATFYQGNVPTMGQSADAAGPVIRTIQLSDLHDALRRGWEDFKAVPSHAIILCVIYPVLGLVLARVVMGYSVLPLLFPLAAGFALIGPFAALGLYELSSRRERYEEASAWDAMEVLRSPSFGAMLGLGTLLLALFVTWVATAQAIYVAAFGYEGVTGISDFMTRVLTTQQGWWLIVVGCGAGFLFALAALCISAVSFPLMLDRHAGAFEAMSTSLRVVARNPVPMAVWGLIVAVLLALGTIPAFVGLAVVIPLLGHATWHLYRKVIVSEPGARPVPPPPHRPRKPAADFPANLFPWRNRTDV
- a CDS encoding lytic murein transglycosylase, whose protein sequence is MTSTISRLALAAFALSASILSAQPASAAVACGSSNFDAWLADFKTDAAAKGISQQAIASGLAGVTLDQSVLNRDRSQKVFTQTFEEFSGRMVPPRLERGSNRMKQYGSVLSRIEQTYGVPGEVLVAIWGLETDFGVNTGKFATIRSLATLAHDCRRAEQFRAELMDALRIVQRGDLAPAEMKGAWAGELGQTQFMPSSWMKYAVDFDGNGKRDLLHNAPDVLASTANYLAGYGWQKGKDWQPGSPNFEVLKQWNKSEVYSKTIAYFATQLARAP
- a CDS encoding DUF1127 domain-containing protein — its product is MLLSLIRMIQAFRDYQRNVAELSQLSDRELADIGLDRSDIPRVAAGQYQG
- the trmFO gene encoding methylenetetrahydrofolate--tRNA-(uracil(54)-C(5))-methyltransferase (FADH(2)-oxidizing) TrmFO, coding for MTGSLSNIVHVIGAGLAGSEAAWQVAKAGVPVVLHEMRPTRMTEAHRTDGLAELVCSNSFRSDDAANNAVGLLHAEMRRLDSLVMRAADANQVPAGGALAVDRDGFSAAVTTALNDHPLIEIARGEIAGLPPADWTNVIVATGPLTSAPLADAIRELTDENALAFFDAIAPIVHRESIDMSVAWFQSRYDKVGPGGTGADYINCPMTKEQYDGFVAALMSGEKTEFKEWETNTPYFDGCLPIEVMAERGPETLRHGPMKPVGLTNPHDPATKAYAIVQLRQDNKLGTLYNIVGFQTKLKYGEQQRIFRTIPGLEKAEFARLGGLHRNTFLNSPKLLDSQLRLRAQPRLRFAGQMTGCEGYVESASVGLIAGLYAAADARGETLASPPGTTALGSLLGHITGGHIETIEPGTRSFQPMNINFGLFPPLATVPTKKPDGTRLRGNEKTVAKKQAMSALALADLDRWIADHLRMAAAA
- a CDS encoding serine/threonine protein kinase: MSLPKDDAATLSARWTEGVLLKRDVFSTVERGRFRGESGEVDAVLRRLDEVPWWSFLLARHLFAREKHALVLAKGLNVGPELLWAGRRALVRGFVDGAALHLAKPHGDLAYFRSAKVALRRLRRAGICHNDLAKEQNWLVGRDGRAYVTDFQLAACFARRGRLYRILAYEDLRHLLKHKRSYAPDALTPRERKILAKKSFAASLWLATGKKVYRAITRGLFNFTDREGGGRRLVNDAPVLTELIRKNPAVRDTAIVAFADRRSGVGLYAFVEADQATLEGQLRNELTAAKGPKPPEHIQVVHALPRDTSGKPRTEILQLVAMNQLDLIEPMMKNDQDRAFLKDILEQRKNLRDRFNFEADLPTS
- a CDS encoding CAP domain-containing protein: MRRGVGGMIAGLLLLAGAPARADSPAELISSFRLKHGEVRVVRDSTLDRIAMDQARAMAAKDDLSHDALGPFNRRVAPAGAGRAAENIAYGYDNFEKTLGQWIDSSGHRKNLLLHNASRVGIASARNASGKRTYWAMVIAGDYEPKGKGKKKDKEPLVAVKREAAPASKPKSSNCHIKLLSICI
- a CDS encoding aminotransferase class V-fold PLP-dependent enzyme; protein product: MIDIDQIRADTPAASRHAYLHNAGAALMPLPVVEAMKRHIDLESEIGGYAAADRETDRLEAVYGSVARLLNAAPDEIALVENATVAWQMAFYSLPFRQGDRLLTAEAEYAANYVAFLQVAKRTGAVIDVVPSDASGELDVHALERMIDERVKLIAITWVPTNGGLINPAAAIGKVARAHGIAYLLDACQAVGQMAVDVEAIGCDMLSATGRKFLRGPRGTGFLYVRRAMLQRLEPPMIDHFAAPWVARDEYRLRDDGRRFETWENNYAARLGLGAAVDYALEIGIAPIEHRCRLLAGRLRSGLAALPGITIRDLGRAPGAIVSFTVDGHEANAVVASAAAAAITVGASDPPSTRIDAERRALPHVVRASPHYYNTEAEVDRLIYHVAGLARRS